In one window of Candidatus Sulfuricurvum sp. RIFRC-1 DNA:
- a CDS encoding mechanosensitive ion channel domain-containing protein, giving the protein MRGYRFLLALFFVSALTLNAAQKEEKAVEEQPIEVPQEVQIQNAQDELAKIQKELSHGNSIWLKSYNSYMAYQEARKSLRDVKYRIEQLQNRSSNVERKLEIEALQAKQKVLTEQIDLLKAQGASPFVSLLKPDEAGELPSITNPLDIFTGLSYVKRLNSQYRDYVLREEELQELIALLEHQVGLYKDLMHLNPKADYEVELEATLLQVEKFKLALETLISTADVYEKRIESTEAKINKEIKDQIFKLLNIGMIVVVLFLISFLFKRVIKRYIVDNERFYMANKIVTFINVTLIILILLFSYIDNVGYFATVLGFASAGLAIAMRDWFMSLLGWLVIVVGGSIHVGDRVRFMKDGMEYVGDVLDISMQRITIMEDVTLTTVEVNRRAGRIVFVPNNYIFTSMIANYSHGSLKTVWDGIDIVITFDSNHKKAAHLVKEICRKYSKGYTDITRKQINKLRDKYSLKNSNVEPRVFTFIESNGLKVSAWYLTNAYATLTLRSTISADIVDAFNAEHDITIAYPTQTFYTAPIPPKSPPPMDAQ; this is encoded by the coding sequence GTGAGAGGCTATCGATTTCTTTTAGCGCTGTTTTTTGTTAGTGCTTTAACCCTCAATGCCGCCCAAAAAGAGGAAAAAGCGGTTGAAGAGCAGCCGATTGAGGTTCCGCAAGAGGTTCAAATTCAAAATGCTCAGGATGAACTCGCAAAAATCCAAAAAGAGCTTTCTCACGGCAACAGTATTTGGCTTAAAAGTTATAACTCCTATATGGCGTATCAAGAGGCACGAAAAAGTCTTCGGGACGTTAAATATCGGATTGAACAGCTGCAAAACAGGTCCTCTAACGTTGAACGCAAACTAGAAATTGAAGCGCTTCAAGCGAAACAAAAAGTATTGACCGAGCAGATTGATTTGCTCAAAGCACAAGGGGCCTCTCCGTTCGTTTCATTGCTCAAACCGGATGAAGCGGGTGAACTTCCCTCTATCACCAACCCTCTTGATATTTTTACAGGACTTTCCTATGTGAAACGGCTCAACAGCCAGTATCGCGATTATGTGTTGCGTGAAGAGGAACTCCAGGAACTGATAGCGCTTTTAGAACACCAAGTCGGATTGTATAAAGATTTAATGCACCTCAATCCCAAAGCCGATTACGAAGTTGAGCTTGAGGCAACATTGCTGCAAGTGGAAAAGTTTAAATTAGCCCTTGAGACCCTAATCTCTACTGCGGATGTGTACGAAAAACGGATTGAATCAACCGAAGCGAAAATCAACAAAGAGATAAAAGATCAGATTTTTAAACTTCTCAATATCGGAATGATCGTTGTTGTTCTGTTTTTAATCTCCTTTTTGTTCAAGCGGGTGATTAAACGCTACATCGTCGATAACGAGCGGTTCTATATGGCCAATAAAATCGTTACGTTTATCAATGTGACGCTGATTATTTTGATTCTCCTCTTTAGTTACATCGATAATGTGGGCTATTTCGCTACCGTTCTCGGATTCGCATCTGCCGGTTTGGCGATTGCGATGCGTGACTGGTTTATGTCACTTTTGGGATGGTTGGTTATTGTGGTCGGCGGGTCGATTCACGTGGGTGATCGTGTCCGTTTCATGAAAGACGGGATGGAATACGTCGGAGACGTGTTGGATATTTCAATGCAGCGTATCACGATCATGGAAGACGTAACACTTACGACCGTCGAAGTAAACCGACGGGCGGGACGGATTGTTTTTGTTCCGAATAACTACATTTTCACCTCGATGATTGCCAATTATTCGCATGGGTCACTGAAAACGGTGTGGGATGGGATCGATATTGTTATCACCTTTGATTCTAACCACAAAAAAGCGGCCCATTTGGTGAAAGAGATTTGCCGAAAATACTCCAAAGGCTACACCGATATCACCCGAAAACAGATCAACAAACTGCGAGACAAATACAGCCTCAAAAACAGTAATGTTGAGCCGCGTGTCTTTACGTTTATCGAATCCAATGGACTCAAAGTGAGTGCGTGGTATCTTACCAATGCGTATGCGACTTTAACATTACGAAGTACAATTTCTGCCGATATCGTCGATGCGTTTAACGCCGAGCATGATATTACGATCGCCTATCCGACGCAGACCTTTTATACCGCCCCGATACCACCGAAATCTCCTCCTCCGATGGACGCTCAATGA
- the aroB gene encoding 3-dehydroquinate synthase produces the protein MTISINLKRIIDDSYPIHIGSLPEINFEGKVAVLTNPKVAGLHLQTLLSTLKAKEVYVITIPDGEQYKTLDTIESILDRMFDHRLNRKSLLIAFGGGVIGDMGGFAASLYNRGIDFIQIPTTLLSQVDASVGGKTGVNNRFGKNLIGAFHQPRAVYIDPSFLSTLAPREFGAGVAEIVKMAVTFNLSFFEWLENNDLREGDNLQHAIKMAVETKARVVEADEKEQGLRAALNYGHTFGHVIENETHYETYLHGESVAIGMVMANDLACEMGLMSFEEAMRIKTLLGRYDLPLTYPIHDVEKFYQTFFLDKKSADSTITFILPRGIGGVEITDAIDAATVKKSLSKFQGMSA, from the coding sequence ATGACAATCTCTATTAATCTCAAACGTATTATCGATGACTCATACCCTATTCACATTGGTTCTTTGCCGGAGATAAACTTCGAGGGTAAAGTGGCTGTTTTGACCAATCCGAAAGTTGCGGGTTTACATCTGCAAACGCTACTCTCCACTCTTAAAGCCAAAGAGGTGTATGTCATTACGATCCCCGATGGCGAGCAGTATAAAACGCTTGATACAATTGAGAGTATCTTAGACCGGATGTTTGATCATCGCTTGAACCGCAAATCACTCTTGATTGCTTTTGGCGGCGGTGTGATCGGAGATATGGGCGGATTTGCTGCGAGTCTCTATAATCGCGGGATCGATTTTATCCAGATCCCTACGACGCTCCTTTCCCAAGTCGATGCCAGTGTCGGTGGTAAAACAGGGGTGAACAACCGTTTCGGTAAAAACCTGATCGGTGCGTTTCATCAACCTCGCGCCGTCTATATCGACCCGAGTTTTTTATCCACCCTTGCACCGCGTGAGTTTGGTGCCGGTGTAGCCGAGATCGTCAAAATGGCGGTAACGTTTAATCTCTCATTTTTTGAATGGTTAGAAAATAATGATTTGCGCGAAGGGGATAATCTTCAACATGCTATAAAAATGGCGGTTGAAACGAAGGCGCGCGTGGTGGAAGCGGATGAAAAAGAACAGGGGCTTCGTGCGGCACTCAATTACGGTCATACCTTCGGTCATGTCATCGAAAATGAGACACACTACGAAACCTATCTTCATGGGGAAAGTGTCGCTATCGGTATGGTAATGGCCAACGATTTGGCCTGTGAAATGGGACTGATGAGCTTTGAAGAAGCGATGCGTATCAAGACGTTGTTAGGTCGTTACGATTTGCCGCTTACGTATCCGATTCATGATGTTGAGAAATTTTACCAAACCTTTTTCTTGGATAAAAAAAGTGCTGATAGCACTATTACCTTCATCCTCCCTCGCGGAATCGGCGGCGTTGAGATTACCGATGCAATCGATGCGGCAACCGTGAAAAAGAGTTTATCAAAATTTCAAGGAATGAGCGCGTGA
- a CDS encoding TrkA C-terminal domain-containing protein: MKKILIVSDGAIGHHYIERVIGTYTSENLYYVVQTHENDFQGYNPARYKFFQFDPTSFYKISNLLKMDFWQIILVMENANDLEQTIKNIRMYKPSIRIIALDLWNAVSPCDDIEWVNMQELIAANLIDYLPNIPVLAKNIGLGSGEIMEVLVPFGSSFVYRHIGSIEQKNWKIAAIYRNRQLIIPSDNKMIQPNDTLVLVGDPAVLRSIYRAIKRELGQFPAPFGSKIYLYIDMSIEKPSAIMALVRRSVFIQKKLRQPLIIKVVNPGDIDVLRMIKASVQGGVTIDISYDAKPDEGIILDDIKKYHIGLFVVSHTAFSRKSIRKKLYAGNVPVLKLSERSFSSLKESVVILSEEGYIENISTTIFDVSSQFGFNLELIDYANEEGSHKKEVIEHFNNLATIFSKSIHVSAQEENPIRTLRERENFLHVLPFTSKMFMNPFNAYFSTDPEVLYHKLGRYHQLFIPTQI, translated from the coding sequence ATGAAAAAAATATTAATCGTCAGTGACGGAGCTATCGGTCATCACTATATAGAGCGTGTTATCGGCACTTATACCAGTGAAAACCTCTATTATGTTGTCCAAACGCATGAGAATGATTTCCAGGGTTACAATCCGGCACGTTACAAATTTTTTCAATTTGATCCTACCAGTTTTTACAAAATTTCCAATCTTTTAAAAATGGATTTCTGGCAAATCATTTTAGTGATGGAAAATGCAAATGATTTAGAACAGACGATTAAAAATATTCGTATGTACAAACCTTCTATTCGGATCATTGCACTTGACTTATGGAATGCAGTAAGTCCATGTGATGATATTGAATGGGTTAATATGCAAGAACTGATTGCCGCAAACTTGATCGATTATCTCCCCAATATTCCTGTTCTTGCGAAAAATATCGGGTTGGGTTCGGGTGAAATCATGGAAGTTCTCGTCCCTTTTGGAAGTTCGTTTGTGTATCGCCATATCGGATCGATTGAACAGAAAAACTGGAAAATAGCGGCAATTTACCGAAACCGTCAACTCATTATTCCGAGTGATAATAAAATGATTCAGCCCAATGATACATTGGTTTTGGTCGGTGATCCTGCCGTATTACGCTCTATTTATCGGGCAATCAAACGAGAACTGGGGCAATTTCCTGCCCCTTTCGGGTCTAAAATTTACCTCTATATTGATATGAGTATCGAAAAACCATCCGCTATTATGGCACTGGTCAGACGAAGTGTTTTTATTCAGAAAAAGCTTCGTCAGCCCCTCATTATCAAAGTCGTAAATCCCGGTGATATTGATGTTTTGAGAATGATTAAGGCCTCCGTTCAAGGCGGAGTAACCATCGATATTTCTTATGATGCAAAGCCCGATGAGGGGATCATTTTGGACGATATCAAAAAATACCATATTGGTCTTTTTGTGGTTTCTCATACCGCTTTTTCGAGGAAGAGCATTCGTAAAAAACTTTATGCCGGAAATGTGCCGGTGTTAAAACTCTCCGAACGCTCTTTTTCATCGCTCAAAGAGAGTGTCGTGATTTTGAGTGAAGAGGGATATATTGAAAATATTTCTACCACCATATTTGACGTTTCATCACAGTTTGGTTTTAATCTGGAACTGATTGATTACGCGAATGAAGAGGGGTCTCATAAAAAAGAGGTAATAGAACATTTTAATAATCTTGCCACGATCTTTTCCAAATCCATTCATGTTTCTGCACAAGAAGAGAACCCGATTCGAACCCTGCGTGAGCGGGAAAACTTTCTTCATGTTCTCCCGTTCACCTCTAAAATGTTTATGAACCCGTTTAATGCCTATTTTTCTACCGATCCTGAAGTGTTGTACCATAAGCTGGGTCGTTACCATCAACTGTTTATCCCGACTCAAATTTAA
- a CDS encoding GGDEF domain-containing phosphodiesterase: MIHYIHLNRDIGGGALMHLDAKKFFFAFFFFIATLILLGYYHFDHEKKFINHNINANLQRAVESAQVVVGDNYHSKVLTSTPTTVEDADTIKTLTALAHAQGVEYIYSLVMDNKGQLHFTSSSARNHELRTGQNLTRFFDIYPNNPDMIKALKTNQMVWDLKEESDQWGQFRSVYLPGTTPSGYRYIIGADIEVGSIQRLSNAAAFKAISTSLIIFLGALPFLLVYRNTMHGTANFLRSQVLNATDELREVNEILETKVEEKTKQLISQTFEDTLTGLPNRHRLQYDMDRTRYSALVILNMYNFREINDFFGFSAGDDLLRQMGHWLITLDLYPYRLSGDEFAVLFDEELSERQLEDLCLKLLNRLHDYPFRVGTESISLNVTIGIDQGPDISLAHADIALHQAKESSQHIAFYNSESHVEEQYQANIALTSTIHNALSSGRIICFYQPIVSNQSGRIEKYETLVRMIDESAHIIPPLDFLQTAKKTRLYPQITRTVIEQACNTFKNRNEEFSVNLSIRDILDQGTVRFIEEMIVATDTAHRIVFEILESEGIDNFDAVIEFVQIMKSLGAKIAIDDYGTGYSSLENILRLDVDYIKIDGSLIRNINSDPKYAVVVQHIADFSANLGIKTIAEFVSSEDIYQHVKAIGITYSQGYYTGKPSILTI, translated from the coding sequence ATGATACACTATATTCATCTGAACCGAGACATTGGAGGAGGAGCATTGATGCATCTTGATGCCAAAAAGTTTTTCTTCGCCTTTTTCTTTTTTATTGCAACACTCATACTATTGGGCTATTACCATTTTGATCATGAAAAAAAATTTATCAATCACAATATAAACGCCAATTTGCAACGTGCCGTTGAATCGGCACAAGTAGTGGTCGGTGACAATTATCATTCTAAAGTTTTAACGAGTACGCCGACCACGGTTGAAGATGCCGATACTATCAAAACCCTCACCGCTCTGGCACACGCACAAGGGGTCGAGTATATTTATTCTTTAGTAATGGATAACAAAGGGCAACTCCATTTTACCTCCAGCAGTGCCCGTAATCATGAACTCCGAACCGGTCAAAACCTTACCCGATTTTTCGATATTTATCCCAATAATCCCGATATGATTAAAGCCCTTAAAACGAATCAAATGGTTTGGGATCTTAAAGAAGAATCAGATCAATGGGGACAATTTAGAAGCGTATATCTCCCAGGAACCACACCATCGGGCTATCGCTACATTATTGGAGCGGATATCGAAGTGGGCTCCATTCAAAGACTTTCCAATGCCGCAGCTTTCAAAGCCATTTCAACCTCTCTGATCATTTTTTTAGGTGCATTGCCATTTTTACTCGTCTATCGAAATACCATGCATGGTACCGCAAACTTTTTACGTTCCCAAGTCCTTAATGCAACCGATGAGCTCCGAGAAGTAAACGAAATATTAGAAACAAAAGTTGAAGAAAAAACCAAACAGCTGATCTCCCAAACCTTTGAAGACACTCTGACCGGTTTACCGAATCGTCATCGACTGCAATACGATATGGACCGGACCCGCTATAGTGCATTGGTCATATTAAATATGTATAATTTTAGAGAAATCAATGATTTTTTCGGATTTAGCGCCGGTGATGATCTCTTGCGGCAGATGGGGCACTGGCTGATAACCCTTGATTTGTACCCGTATCGTCTTAGCGGGGATGAATTTGCCGTATTGTTTGATGAAGAGTTGAGTGAAAGACAGCTCGAAGATCTCTGCTTGAAATTACTCAATCGCCTTCACGATTATCCGTTCAGAGTGGGTACAGAAAGTATCTCTCTTAATGTTACCATCGGGATTGATCAAGGACCTGACATCTCTTTGGCACATGCCGATATAGCCCTCCATCAAGCCAAAGAGAGCAGTCAACATATCGCGTTTTATAACAGTGAATCGCATGTTGAAGAACAATATCAAGCTAATATTGCCCTTACGTCAACCATCCACAATGCACTATCCTCAGGTCGGATTATCTGTTTTTATCAGCCGATTGTCTCCAATCAAAGCGGACGAATTGAAAAATATGAAACACTTGTTCGAATGATTGATGAATCCGCGCATATTATTCCGCCACTCGATTTTCTCCAAACTGCCAAAAAAACACGTTTGTATCCCCAAATTACCCGAACTGTTATCGAACAAGCTTGTAATACTTTCAAAAATCGAAATGAAGAATTCTCCGTGAACCTCTCTATCCGTGATATTTTAGACCAAGGAACGGTTCGATTTATCGAAGAGATGATTGTTGCAACCGATACGGCTCACCGCATCGTATTTGAAATTTTAGAATCCGAGGGAATTGATAATTTTGATGCAGTTATAGAATTTGTTCAGATCATGAAAAGCTTAGGTGCAAAAATTGCCATTGACGATTACGGAACCGGATATTCCAGTTTGGAAAATATCCTTCGACTCGACGTTGACTACATTAAAATTGACGGATCACTCATCCGTAATATTAACAGTGATCCAAAATATGCCGTTGTTGTCCAACATATTGCAGATTTTAGCGCAAATCTCGGCATTAAAACGATTGCTGAGTTTGTCAGTTCGGAAGATATCTATCAACATGTAAAAGCAATCGGAATCACCTATTCACAAGGATATTACACCGGTAAGCCGAGCATCCTTACCATTTAA
- a CDS encoding TIGR02757 family protein encodes MKNLKAYLDEQVAARNNRDELCEARPDPLMIARRSMDQHHALTCALFAYGSAKAIVVFLATLEEDLVDLAESDLRFKLEGKYYRFQSSEDIIQWFCTLGRLKASGGAEKAFKDGYSSDGLIGGVSTLITSLYDLNPYRSKGYEFLIGKPIVSITKASAMKRWMMYLRWMVRKNELDMGLWSGVSMSDLIMPLDTHTFNVSHRLGLLTRSVCDMRSAIELTERLKKFDPHDPLKYDFALYRIGQEKLL; translated from the coding sequence GTGAAAAACCTCAAAGCGTATCTCGATGAGCAGGTAGCTGCACGTAATAATCGAGATGAATTGTGCGAAGCACGCCCCGATCCGCTGATGATCGCGCGTCGGAGCATGGATCAACATCATGCACTTACGTGTGCCTTGTTTGCTTATGGGAGCGCAAAAGCCATTGTTGTCTTTTTAGCCACTTTGGAAGAGGATTTAGTGGATTTGGCTGAATCCGATTTACGTTTCAAATTAGAGGGGAAATATTATCGTTTTCAAAGTAGCGAAGATATAATCCAATGGTTCTGTACCCTTGGGAGATTAAAAGCTTCCGGCGGGGCTGAAAAGGCTTTTAAAGACGGGTATTCTTCGGATGGACTCATTGGTGGAGTATCGACATTGATTACATCTCTTTATGACCTTAACCCGTATCGCTCAAAGGGGTATGAATTTTTGATCGGAAAACCGATTGTATCGATAACAAAAGCGTCGGCAATGAAACGGTGGATGATGTATTTACGTTGGATGGTTCGTAAAAACGAACTTGACATGGGATTGTGGAGCGGTGTATCGATGAGTGACTTGATAATGCCTCTGGATACCCATACGTTTAATGTTTCTCACCGATTAGGGCTTTTAACGCGGTCTGTATGCGATATGCGTTCCGCCATTGAGCTGACGGAAAGACTCAAAAAGTTTGATCCGCATGATCCGCTTAAATACGATTTTGCCCTTTATCGGATTGGTCAGGAAAAATTGCTTTAA
- a CDS encoding RNA polymerase factor sigma-54 produces MLRVKTSVELKNKLSNTLRNWLPILQSSLSDLGEAMAPFVEGNPLIDVKSGYEESFEARIPKKIQFGYVQNSHSEAIEALTIQHKSLYEVLEEQIDSSLFPTPISRLIATHIIENLDEGGYYEGESEVFCAQNALTMEQFEKIRLRFIHVEPVGIGARNVSESFLFQLDSSSISDSGYTLASDMINHLDELGRYRKEPFFDEAMRVIGSFKNPPAIDYMEDSMQVIPDLMIYTDPEEGIEVKLNDQYYPSISIDAAYGVDHTFVRDKLKEAKSLVDALEMRKATLYKVGLMIVEYQYDFFTGGAIKPLTLKTLADEFGHNPSTISRAIANKYIACNRGIYPMKEFFTTAIDEDVSNAAIKEYVSELVKNESHKKPLSDMKLLEMIQEKFKITMVRRTIAKYRKQLNIAGSSERKQLYLLGR; encoded by the coding sequence ATGTTACGGGTAAAAACCAGCGTCGAGCTCAAAAACAAGCTTTCTAACACTCTTCGTAACTGGCTGCCGATTTTGCAGTCGAGTCTCAGTGATCTGGGTGAAGCGATGGCTCCGTTTGTTGAGGGAAACCCTCTGATTGATGTCAAATCGGGATATGAGGAGTCTTTTGAAGCAAGAATCCCGAAAAAAATTCAATTTGGCTATGTTCAGAACTCTCACAGCGAAGCGATTGAAGCACTCACAATCCAGCACAAGAGTTTGTATGAAGTGCTCGAAGAGCAGATAGACAGCTCTTTATTTCCCACGCCGATTTCTCGTCTTATTGCTACCCATATCATCGAAAATCTCGACGAAGGGGGATATTATGAGGGGGAATCGGAAGTTTTTTGTGCTCAAAACGCTCTGACGATGGAACAATTTGAAAAAATCCGTCTCCGTTTTATCCATGTAGAACCGGTCGGTATCGGCGCACGAAATGTGAGTGAATCTTTTTTATTTCAACTGGATTCCTCGTCAATCAGTGATTCGGGATACACCCTAGCATCGGATATGATCAATCATCTCGATGAATTAGGGCGCTACCGAAAAGAGCCGTTTTTTGACGAAGCGATGCGGGTTATCGGGAGTTTTAAAAATCCTCCGGCAATCGATTACATGGAGGACTCAATGCAGGTTATCCCCGATTTGATGATCTATACGGATCCAGAAGAGGGAATCGAAGTAAAATTGAACGATCAATATTATCCCTCAATTTCCATCGATGCAGCGTACGGAGTCGATCATACTTTTGTTCGTGACAAGCTCAAAGAGGCCAAAAGTCTTGTGGATGCGTTAGAGATGCGTAAAGCGACCTTGTACAAAGTAGGGCTGATGATCGTTGAATATCAGTATGATTTCTTTACGGGAGGGGCGATTAAACCGCTAACCCTTAAAACGCTGGCGGATGAGTTCGGTCATAACCCTTCTACTATTTCTCGTGCGATTGCCAACAAATATATTGCGTGTAATCGTGGTATTTATCCGATGAAAGAGTTTTTCACGACAGCGATCGATGAAGATGTCTCCAATGCCGCAATTAAAGAGTATGTCTCTGAATTGGTCAAAAATGAGTCGCATAAAAAACCGCTCAGTGATATGAAACTGCTTGAGATGATCCAAGAAAAATTCAAGATTACGATGGTTCGCCGAACGATCGCTAAATACCGTAAACAGCTCAATATCGCGGGATCAAGTGAACGTAAACAACTTTATCTGCTAGGGCGCTAG
- the lptB gene encoding LPS export ABC transporter ATP-binding protein: MHELKIENLVKTIKKHEIVRGISMELRTGEVVGLLGPNGAGKTTTFYMICGLIEATDGKVFIDGVDVSSLPLHKRSRLGIGYLPQEASIFKDLTVEENLVIAAQAGKLSKEMAEQRIEELLEMFNIEPIRNRRGINLSGGERRRAEIARALVNKPRFLLLDEPFAGVDPIAVMDIQSVISQLVEYGIGVLITDHNVRETLAVCDRAYVIKSGQLLASGTSDEIAHNADVRQHYLGESFKF; the protein is encoded by the coding sequence GTGCATGAATTAAAAATTGAGAATTTGGTCAAGACCATTAAAAAGCATGAAATCGTTCGCGGTATCAGTATGGAACTCCGTACCGGAGAGGTCGTTGGACTGCTTGGACCTAACGGTGCCGGAAAAACAACAACATTTTACATGATATGCGGTCTGATCGAAGCAACGGATGGGAAAGTATTTATTGATGGGGTTGATGTGTCATCTTTGCCTCTGCACAAACGTTCCAGATTGGGGATAGGGTACTTACCTCAGGAAGCCTCGATTTTTAAAGACCTCACCGTTGAAGAGAATCTCGTGATTGCAGCACAAGCGGGGAAATTGAGTAAAGAGATGGCGGAACAGCGGATTGAAGAGTTGTTGGAGATGTTTAATATCGAACCGATCCGAAACCGTCGCGGGATCAATCTCAGCGGCGGAGAGCGTCGTCGTGCCGAGATTGCACGGGCATTGGTGAACAAACCCCGTTTTTTACTTCTCGATGAGCCGTTTGCCGGAGTTGACCCGATTGCCGTAATGGATATCCAAAGTGTTATCTCGCAGCTCGTAGAGTACGGGATCGGTGTTTTGATTACCGATCATAATGTACGAGAAACGCTAGCGGTGTGTGATCGAGCCTATGTTATTAAAAGCGGTCAGCTTCTAGCATCGGGAACAAGTGATGAAATTGCTCATAATGCCGATGTGCGTCAACACTATCTCGGTGAATCGTTCAAGTTTTAG
- the tsaE gene encoding tRNA (adenosine(37)-N6)-threonylcarbamoyltransferase complex ATPase subunit type 1 TsaE, protein MNKLTLDELPQLCSDMTELLPQGGVVILQGDLASGKTTFTQAFARFLGVGDSVTSPTFSLQQRYGEKLYHYDLYNYGFEKFLSLGMMEELEHEGYHLIEWGDEPLINLLKRSGIETLIVKIIKCDETSRWYEVQRA, encoded by the coding sequence ATGAACAAACTTACTTTAGATGAGTTGCCTCAACTCTGTTCAGATATGACTGAATTACTGCCACAAGGGGGAGTTGTTATCCTGCAAGGCGATTTAGCCAGTGGTAAAACAACTTTTACACAGGCTTTTGCACGTTTTTTAGGGGTGGGGGATTCTGTGACTTCCCCTACGTTCTCTCTTCAACAACGCTACGGTGAGAAACTTTACCATTATGATCTTTACAATTACGGTTTTGAGAAATTTTTGAGTTTAGGGATGATGGAAGAGTTGGAGCACGAGGGGTATCACCTGATCGAATGGGGAGATGAGCCTTTGATTAATTTACTTAAACGTTCCGGGATTGAGACACTTATTGTGAAAATTATTAAATGCGATGAAACTTCGCGATGGTATGAGGTGCAGCGTGCATGA
- the trpD gene encoding anthranilate phosphoribosyltransferase, protein MNATKTDFEALFEHRMNDEEMREFLSTLPLNESTSSSMIATAAEVMRSHSIILEVPAELKPKLIDVVGTGGDKSGSFNVSSTVALVLAASGAYVAKHGNRSITSKSGSADVLEYLGVKLDLSLEQSSTLLQECGFTFLFAQYHHPAMKFIMPIRRSIPEKTIFNILGPLTNPVGLSKILLGVFDEVFVPKMAEAARELGMQSAIVVSSREKMDEISISDITYAGHLKNGLIEYFEIDPQMLGIKKAPFEAILGGEAAQNAQILTDILNNRATEAQRDMVLINAAYALVAEGMARDAQEGLEIARDTLLSGKAAQKLDQIISVSSKL, encoded by the coding sequence ATGAACGCCACCAAAACGGATTTTGAAGCACTTTTTGAACATAGAATGAATGATGAGGAGATGAGGGAGTTTTTATCGACTCTTCCTCTGAATGAATCGACTTCCTCCTCGATGATCGCAACGGCGGCGGAGGTGATGCGTAGTCATTCGATTATTCTCGAAGTTCCCGCTGAACTGAAACCAAAGCTGATTGACGTTGTCGGTACGGGGGGAGATAAGAGCGGAAGTTTCAACGTCAGCTCCACCGTCGCGCTCGTCCTCGCCGCTTCGGGTGCTTATGTTGCCAAACATGGCAACCGCTCTATCACCTCCAAATCGGGGAGTGCCGATGTCCTCGAATATCTGGGGGTGAAACTCGATCTCTCTCTGGAGCAAAGTTCGACACTCCTCCAAGAGTGCGGATTTACGTTTTTATTCGCCCAATACCACCATCCGGCGATGAAATTTATCATGCCGATCCGCCGCTCGATCCCTGAGAAAACGATCTTTAATATCCTCGGACCGCTCACCAATCCGGTGGGGCTCTCTAAAATTCTCCTCGGGGTTTTCGATGAGGTATTTGTCCCTAAAATGGCCGAAGCGGCACGTGAACTCGGGATGCAATCGGCAATCGTGGTAAGTTCACGCGAAAAGATGGATGAGATCAGTATTAGCGATATCACCTATGCGGGACATTTGAAAAACGGCCTGATAGAGTATTTTGAGATCGATCCGCAGATGCTGGGGATCAAAAAAGCTCCATTTGAAGCGATTCTCGGCGGAGAAGCGGCACAAAATGCTCAGATTCTTACCGATATTTTAAACAACCGTGCCACTGAAGCACAACGGGATATGGTCCTTATCAATGCGGCATACGCACTCGTAGCAGAGGGGATGGCGCGAGATGCGCAAGAGGGATTGGAGATTGCTCGTGATACTTTGCTCAGCGGTAAAGCGGCACAAAAATTAGATCAGATTATTTCGGTATCCTCTAAGCTATGA
- a CDS encoding RNA-binding S4 domain-containing protein — protein sequence MRIDKFLNAVNLTKRRTVAQDMIGEGVVYINDKAVKPAKNVAVGDIITLVYLEKQMRYEVLAIPTLKSTPKSQQNLYIKELS from the coding sequence TTGCGAATCGATAAATTTTTAAATGCGGTCAATCTGACCAAACGTCGCACCGTTGCTCAGGATATGATCGGCGAGGGTGTTGTCTACATCAACGACAAAGCGGTGAAACCGGCAAAAAACGTGGCCGTAGGGGATATCATCACCCTCGTATACCTCGAAAAACAGATGCGCTACGAAGTGCTCGCTATACCTACCCTCAAATCGACCCCGAAATCCCAACAAAACCTCTATATCAAGGAGCTTTCATGA